From the genome of Cytobacillus luteolus, one region includes:
- a CDS encoding DNA alkylation repair protein, whose product MVAPYLCPNCKTNRSRFNLIEQNAKPVKMDPRTGDLLEEYSNEMLNPFHVPYKGPAIKVQCGVCGLIEDERSFIKRAESNKLQ is encoded by the coding sequence TATTTATGTCCTAACTGTAAAACGAATCGCTCACGCTTTAATCTTATTGAACAAAATGCAAAGCCGGTAAAAATGGATCCTAGAACTGGGGATTTACTTGAGGAGTATTCAAATGAAATGCTTAATCCTTTTCACGTTCCCTATAAAGGTCCAGCGATAAAGGTACAATGTGGTGTTTGCGGGCTAATTGAAGATGAAAGATCATTTATTAAACGTGCTGAAAGCAATAAATTGCAATAG